A segment of the Methanomassiliicoccaceae archaeon DOK genome:
CGAGATACTGCTTCCTGCGACGATAGTCTTCATCGAAAAGATCCAGATAGTAATTACCATCAAGGATCGCCATGTGTCCGCCGGGTTTCAACAATTTCAACCATCTTTCATAAGCACCTACCGGATCCTCAAGGCACCACAATACACTCCGGGCAACTACAAGATCATAGGACGCTTCGGGCAACTCGGGATTTTGAGCATCCATTATCCGATAGTCTATGGAGAGACCGAGTTCACGTGCGTTTCTCTCTGCAAGGTCTATCATCCTTTTAGACAAGTCCAAGGCCGTCACATCATGACCCATCTGTGTGAGCCAAATTGCCATCAACCCAGCGCCTGTACCCATATCTACGACTCTCATACTGTTGTTCAGGTCTATCACATGACCTAGAGTCTCTACAATCCGTTTCTCCGAATTTAACGAAATCCGGGTGGCCAGACTGTATCCGGGAGCGCGCAAATCCCAGAATCCGATTACACGGCTCTGGAGTTCAGTTCCATGATTATGCTCTTCGTTCACTTCATGAATTGGATGATTAATCCAATATTTACCTGTACTGCAATCTCGTCAAATATAACCACTAATCAGCCATTCATTTGAACTAATTTTCAATCATTACTGATAATTGGCTATTTACTTTAAATAATTTGAATGAAGAATGATGTTATGTTGGTATATACATCCAACATTGTGGCAGATTATCTAGCCATGGTGATGAATATGAATACAAAGCAAATTGGTGCCATTGCGGTGGTCCTCGTGATTATTATCGCAGGAGTCAGCGTGTACCTGGCATTCGGCGGCGGATCATCCAACAACGATCCCAACTACGGCCTTAGCGACAATATCGATGGCCGTCTCACAATATTCGGAAACGCAAACAACGATGACTACATCGATCAGAGGGATGTGGAGGCTGTTGAATCCATAATTTCCGGTGAAGTCGAACCCGTCTACTTCGACTGCAAGCTTTCCTATGGCGGAGCGACCGTTCAGAGAACTCTCGCAGACGCCAACTGTGACGGGGTTGTTGATGAAACCGACCTTGACATCATCCAGCGCATGGTTGACAGGGAAGTGGGGATGCAGATCCACTTCTACGATGTCGACGGAGTTGCCAGTTCATGCACATACCCTCTCGACACGATGGCGATCGGATACAAGAGCAACTACGAGGCCGTTCTCATCCTCGGGGCAGAAGACAAGTGCCTCTACGCCTGCAACCAGGTCTCAGACAACGGAGCCTACAGCAAATGGTACACCGCATTCAGCGATGCCCAGGGAATCGGAAGCAGGTTCGATCCCGACTACGAAGTGTTTGTAAAGGAAGGAAACGAGAAACCCAACTGTGTCATCACTGGCACCAGGGCATGGTTCGATGCCGATATGGAGACCACCCTTGCGCCCCTCGGTATCGATGTTGTTCGCCTCCCGTTCTGGGAGGACAACGTAACAGTCTCGGGCATCATCACCCTCGGATATCTCCTCGGCTGCGAGGATGCCGCATACGATTACGCAGAGACTGCAGACAGCGTTCTTGAGACGATAGAGGACACCCTGTCGAACGTCCCCCTTGCGGACAGACCCCTGGTCTACGCCTCATACAATGGGACCAAGATCTCCACGATGCACAACGGCGTTCATGAGTTCGTCACCGCTGCTGGAGGAAAAACGGTCCTCGACATCGGAGGATATCAGGCCGGAACGAACATCGACGGAGAGGGAATCATCAGCATGAATCCCGACTTCATCGTATTCAGCGTCTACTACGGATTCCTGGAGGAGTATGACAGTCTCGAGACCACCAAGGACTACGTCTACGACATGCTCACGAACTCCGACGGAATGTACTTCAGTCTGATCGAACAGACCAACGCGTACAAGGAAGGCAACGTATACATCTTCGATCAGGGAATGTTCATGGGTCCTGCCAGCTACATTCCGATAGCCTACATGGCCAATCTGCTGTATCCGGACCTGTTCGATTTCGATGTCGACGCCCTTTTCACCGAGTATCTTGAGAAGTACCACCCCGAGTTCTCCATCGAGGACTTCGAGGGACTCAGCTACTACAGCTTGAATGAGGTGCTGAACTACTACAACTGAGGGGACGGGCTTCGGCCCTCCCCGGATTTCCAGTGATCCGATGGAACTGACAGAGAATATCAGGAAGTATTGGGATCTCCGGAGCAGAGGTTTCTCGGAATCTGTTATCTACGAGATTTCAACAGGAGAGTCGGAAAAAACCCTCGAACTCCTGGAATCGATGGGTGTAGCTGCCGGAGACAGCATCCTGGATGTGGGATGCGGACCAGGGTATTTTGCTCTCGCCCTAGCAAGATCCAGAGTACATGTCACGGGAATCGATTTCTCCGAAGACATGATCGAAAAAGCTCGCACAAACGCTTCGAAATACAACTCCGATGCACGCTTCGTTGTAATGGACGCACAGAAGATGAGCTTTCCAGACGACACGTTCGACCACGTGGTAAGCAGGAACGTTCTGTGGAACCTCACACGTCCAGAGGATGCGTATTCTGAGATCTTCAGGGTATTGAAGCCCGGCGGTTCTGCGGGCATCCTTGACGGGAACTTCTACCTGATGGACAAGGAAACGTCCGGACATCATACCCATGACCAGGACTGTCACAGTCGCTTCAACAGGGGAGAGGTGGATTTCTCAATCATCGAACGTCTGGCGAAGGACCTGCCACTCAGCTCCGTCGAACGCCCAGCGTGGGATGTGAGCGTCCTAGGCAAGATGCACGAGTGCTCATCGGTGGAGGTGAGATTCCTCAAACACTCCGATGATGGATGTTCTCCGCCATCGTCATTCGCCATAATCGCCAGAAAGGTGATGCGATGAATCCAGAAGAAACATCCTCCGATATGGAAACCGAGTACCACAGGTACGTCTACCGCAAGATCGTCTTCATCCTGGGATGCGTACTGGCGATGTTTCTTGTGTTGGGCTATGCAGCAACGATCGGATCCTCCGGAATCTCGACATTGGATGTCTACAGGGACATCTGGTACCATTTCGTCGACCCCAGCAAATTGGACACGACCATCGATTGGATAGTCTTCACCAACCGCCTGCCCCGCATAGCTACAGGACTGGTGGCTGGAATATCACTGGGAGTGGCCGGCGCGGCAATGCAGAGTATGATGAAGAATCCGTTGGCTGACCCATACACCACGGGAATATCCTCAGGAGCTTCGTTCGGTGCTACACTGGCCATCGTCATGGGGTTCAGCATCGCAGACCTGGGAGGTACGGCAGGGATGGTTGTCACAGCCTTCGTCTTCGCCCTCATTCCTGCGGCCGTCATAATCCTGGTGTCCTCTCTGAAGAACACGTCCGCAGCGACCATGATCCTTGCGGGAATCGCCGTGATGTATCTGTTCAATGCCTGCACGACGATAGTACAACTGAGAGCCTCGGATGCAAGCCTGTCCGCGGTATTCCAATGGTCCATCGGTGATCTGAGTGGAGCCACCTGGGAATCGTTCTACGTCATCACCGCATTCACGATCGTGGGCACGATAATACTGATGGCGGTGTCGAAGAAGCTGAACATACTGATCACAGGAGACAAGAACGCCACGGCACTGGGCCTGAACGCTCACAAACTGAGGATACTCCTGCTGATCGTCATCTCCCTGATGGCAGCATCTGTCGTGTGCTTCACCGGAATCATCGGATTCGTCGGATTGGTCGCCCCCCACATCGTCAGGATATTCATCGGATCCGACAACAGATACCTAATACCTGCATCCGCAGCATTCGGAGCAGTGCTGCTGATGATAGCCGATCTGATTTCCAGGATGATCATCGCACCCACGTTCCTGCCTGTAGGGGTGATAACGGCATTCATCGGATGTCCGCTGTTCCTGTATCTGCTAATCAAGCAAAGAAAATCCATGTGGTGATAGGATGGACATTCAACTGAAAGGAGTGGAGTTCGGATACGACTCGGATGTCATGGTGCTGAAAGGCATAGACTTCGAGTTCAACAAACCGGAGTTCATCTGCATCATGGGACCGAATGGGGTAGGGAAATCAACATTGATCCACTGTATGAACAAGATCCTGAAACCCACCGGAGGGACGGTCCTCATCGATGGGAAGGACATCACTGGAATCAAGCTGAAAGAATTGGCCCGCAACATGGGGTATGTCCCCAACGCCACTGAGGACGCCTTCCCTCTGACTGTGGTGGATACAGTCATGGTCGGCCTCCAGAACGACTACAAGTTCGGAACCACTTCTGATGACCTGCAGAAGGTACACGATGCACTGAAACTCATGGGCATTGAGCATCTGGCGATGCGTAACTTCGACGAGCTGTCCGCAGGGCAGCATCAGAAGGTCATGCTAGCCCGCGGACTGGTTAGAGAACCTTCCGTAGTCCTCCTGGATGAACCGACCTCAAATCTTGACATCAGACATCAGATAGAGGTGACGAAGGTTCTCAGCCGCCTGCCTCGTGACAAGGGCATGACGGTGATCATGATTAGTCACGACATCAACATCACCGCCAAGTTCGCGGATAGGATCATCATGCTCCATGATGGGGAGATCTATGCTGTGGGAACACCTTCGGAGGTTCTGACGAAGGAGAACCTGCATATCGTCTACGGAGTTGATGCGGACATAATAGAGAAAGACGGACGCCCGCATGTGATACTGAACGATGCCTATCCGGAATGATGAAAACCTTTTCCAGACGGGGGAGACCCCGCCCAAACCGTTTCTCTAGACGGGAACGTAAAACATGTTGTACTCTCAGACGGCATCGTCCTCATAAGTGCACGTACCTTCTTCGAAAACCGATTCTTGAGCACGAGTCATGATGCTGACGCGCATACTATTTTTATCTGCTATCCCTACGCGGACATGTTATCATGACCGCCAGGACGTCCTCAATAGAGCGCAGCACAAGGGAGACCAGAATCTCCGTGGACCTCGACATAGACGGCACGGGCAAGTTCGACGTGACCTGCGAGATCCAGTTCCTGAAGCACATGACCGAGACGCTCGCCAGGTACGCCGGCTTCGACCTCGTCCTGAGCGCCGAGGGCGACAACGACCACCACATCATCGAGGACACGGCGATCACCCTGGGGAAGGCCATCAGGCAGGCCATGGGCGACGAGCCCATCGAGAGGATGGCCACCGCCGTCATCCCCATGGACGACGCCCTCGTGATGGCGTCGCTCGACCTGGTCGACCGCCCCTACGCGGACATCGACTGCCCCGACCCGCTGTACACCCACTTCATGAGGAGCCTGGCGATGTCGGCGGGCATGACACTCCACATCGTGGTCATCAGGGGGTTCGACGAGCACCACATCGTCGAGGCCGGGTTCAAGGCCACGGGCAAGGCCCTGGCCGAGGCCCTGAGGCGCCGCAGCACCGAGCTGAGCACGAAGGACCGCGAGATCATAGCGTGATAAGATGCTGACAAAGAGGATCATTCCGTGCCTTGACGTGAAGAACGGCAAGGTCGTAAAAGGGATCAACTTCAAAGGGCTCCGCGACGTGGGGTACCCGCCGGAGATGGCCGCGGCCTACGAGCTGCAGGGCGCCGACGAGATAACGTTCCTGGACATCACCGCGTCCCTGGAGACCAGGCAGACCATGCTCGACATCGTCTCGGAGACGGCCGGCAAGCTGTTCGTGCCACTGACCGTCGGAGGGGGCATCAGGAGCGTGGACGACATGAGGGACGCCCTCAACGCGGGAGCCGACAAGGTCTCCGTTAACTCCGCCGCCGTGAAGGACCCGGACATCATCTCCGAGTGCGCCGAGAGCTTCGGCAGGCAGTGCGTCGTCGTCGCCATCGACGGCAAGAGGGTCGACGACCACTGGGAGGTCTTCACCCACGGGGGAACGAAGCCCACCGGCATCGACGCCGTCGAATGGGCCAAGAGGGCCGAGGACCTGGGCGCGGGCGAGATCCTGCTCACGTCCATGGACACGGACGGCGTGAAGACCGGCTACGACATCCCGCTCACCGCCGCCGTGGCGGAC
Coding sequences within it:
- a CDS encoding ABC transporter substrate-binding protein, giving the protein MIIIAGVSVYLAFGGGSSNNDPNYGLSDNIDGRLTIFGNANNDDYIDQRDVEAVESIISGEVEPVYFDCKLSYGGATVQRTLADANCDGVVDETDLDIIQRMVDREVGMQIHFYDVDGVASSCTYPLDTMAIGYKSNYEAVLILGAEDKCLYACNQVSDNGAYSKWYTAFSDAQGIGSRFDPDYEVFVKEGNEKPNCVITGTRAWFDADMETTLAPLGIDVVRLPFWEDNVTVSGIITLGYLLGCEDAAYDYAETADSVLETIEDTLSNVPLADRPLVYASYNGTKISTMHNGVHEFVTAAGGKTVLDIGGYQAGTNIDGEGIISMNPDFIVFSVYYGFLEEYDSLETTKDYVYDMLTNSDGMYFSLIEQTNAYKEGNVYIFDQGMFMGPASYIPIAYMANLLYPDLFDFDVDALFTEYLEKYHPEFSIEDFEGLSYYSLNEVLNYYN
- a CDS encoding ATP-binding cassette domain-containing protein encodes the protein MDIQLKGVEFGYDSDVMVLKGIDFEFNKPEFICIMGPNGVGKSTLIHCMNKILKPTGGTVLIDGKDITGIKLKELARNMGYVPNATEDAFPLTVVDTVMVGLQNDYKFGTTSDDLQKVHDALKLMGIEHLAMRNFDELSAGQHQKVMLARGLVREPSVVLLDEPTSNLDIRHQIEVTKVLSRLPRDKGMTVIMISHDINITAKFADRIIMLHDGEIYAVGTPSEVLTKENLHIVYGVDADIIEKDGRPHVILNDAYPE
- a CDS encoding methyltransferase domain-containing protein is translated as MELTENIRKYWDLRSRGFSESVIYEISTGESEKTLELLESMGVAAGDSILDVGCGPGYFALALARSRVHVTGIDFSEDMIEKARTNASKYNSDARFVVMDAQKMSFPDDTFDHVVSRNVLWNLTRPEDAYSEIFRVLKPGGSAGILDGNFYLMDKETSGHHTHDQDCHSRFNRGEVDFSIIERLAKDLPLSSVERPAWDVSVLGKMHECSSVEVRFLKHSDDGCSPPSSFAIIARKVMR
- a CDS encoding imidazoleglycerol-phosphate dehydratase gives rise to the protein MTARTSSIERSTRETRISVDLDIDGTGKFDVTCEIQFLKHMTETLARYAGFDLVLSAEGDNDHHIIEDTAITLGKAIRQAMGDEPIERMATAVIPMDDALVMASLDLVDRPYADIDCPDPLYTHFMRSLAMSAGMTLHIVVIRGFDEHHIVEAGFKATGKALAEALRRRSTELSTKDREIIA
- the hisF gene encoding imidazole glycerol phosphate synthase subunit HisF, which gives rise to MLTKRIIPCLDVKNGKVVKGINFKGLRDVGYPPEMAAAYELQGADEITFLDITASLETRQTMLDIVSETAGKLFVPLTVGGGIRSVDDMRDALNAGADKVSVNSAAVKDPDIISECAESFGRQCVVVAIDGKRVDDHWEVFTHGGTKPTGIDAVEWAKRAEDLGAGEILLTSMDTDGVKTGYDIPLTAAVADEVSIPVIASGGCGCKEHIYDVFAQTGASAALAASIFHYNECTVGGVKEYLRDRGIVVR
- a CDS encoding iron chelate uptake ABC transporter family permease subunit, whose translation is MNPEETSSDMETEYHRYVYRKIVFILGCVLAMFLVLGYAATIGSSGISTLDVYRDIWYHFVDPSKLDTTIDWIVFTNRLPRIATGLVAGISLGVAGAAMQSMMKNPLADPYTTGISSGASFGATLAIVMGFSIADLGGTAGMVVTAFVFALIPAAVIILVSSLKNTSAATMILAGIAVMYLFNACTTIVQLRASDASLSAVFQWSIGDLSGATWESFYVITAFTIVGTIILMAVSKKLNILITGDKNATALGLNAHKLRILLLIVISLMAASVVCFTGIIGFVGLVAPHIVRIFIGSDNRYLIPASAAFGAVLLMIADLISRMIIAPTFLPVGVITAFIGCPLFLYLLIKQRKSMW